From Lysobacter silvisoli, the proteins below share one genomic window:
- the bluB gene encoding 5,6-dimethylbenzimidazole synthase, with the protein MSEHRFPDAERHGVYRAIFERRDVRSQFRPDPVPAPVLERLLRAAHHAPSVGFMQPWDFVVIDDARVKQRVKALHAAANAEAANNYRDERAELYRRLKLEGIVDSPLNLCVTCDRSRGGEHVLGRNTMLDADLFSACLAVQNLWLAARAEGIGVGWVSILEPADLAQVLGLPAGVVPVAYLCLGYVDEFLQQPELQAQGWRSRLPMRELVHGNGWGGGLAEGEFLSALQSAIEAGDPPSR; encoded by the coding sequence ATGAGCGAGCATCGCTTCCCCGACGCCGAACGCCACGGCGTCTACCGCGCGATCTTCGAGCGCCGCGACGTGCGCTCGCAGTTCCGCCCCGATCCCGTGCCCGCGCCGGTGCTGGAACGCCTGCTGCGCGCCGCTCACCACGCGCCCTCGGTAGGCTTCATGCAGCCCTGGGACTTCGTGGTCATCGACGACGCGCGGGTCAAGCAACGGGTCAAGGCGCTGCACGCAGCGGCCAACGCCGAGGCCGCCAACAACTACCGCGACGAACGCGCCGAGCTGTACCGCCGGCTCAAGCTGGAAGGCATCGTCGACAGCCCGCTCAACCTGTGCGTGACCTGCGACCGCAGCCGCGGCGGCGAGCACGTGCTGGGCCGCAACACCATGCTCGACGCCGACCTGTTCAGTGCCTGCCTGGCGGTGCAGAACCTGTGGCTGGCCGCGCGCGCCGAAGGCATCGGCGTGGGCTGGGTCAGCATCCTGGAACCGGCCGATCTGGCGCAGGTGCTGGGCCTGCCGGCGGGCGTGGTGCCGGTGGCCTACCTGTGCCTGGGCTATGTCGACGAATTCCTGCAGCAACCGGAGCTGCAGGCGCAGGGCTGGCGGTCGCGCCTGCCGATGCGCGAGCTGGTGCATGGCAATGGCTGGGGCGGCGGTCTGGCCGAGGGCGAGTTCCTGTCGGCGCTGCAGAGCGCGATCGAAGCCGGCGATCCGCCGTCGCGCTGA